Proteins encoded within one genomic window of Microbacterium sp. zg-B185:
- a CDS encoding uroporphyrinogen-III synthase, protein MNHASQIPKPLAGWRVLVPRGGPWGDGVAANLRHQGAVPVVAPLINFAPTNDQATLDQALADLAAGAFDWLTVTSATTVDVLFAHRATIPGSTKVAAVGETTAAALQAVGYRVDLVPERDNSAAGMAEQMIALEPEPRDILTLRSEIAKPVLTRLLIEAGHRVRSVVAYRTVGVPVTERIAEDVRNGRINAILVTSGSVAEQVHLQFPEIPESTVIAAIGPRTAKDARRAGLSVDVVAATQTVDALIEAVSRFTLPHAADEFAP, encoded by the coding sequence ATGAACCACGCCTCCCAAATCCCGAAGCCCCTCGCGGGCTGGCGCGTGCTCGTGCCCCGCGGAGGTCCGTGGGGCGATGGTGTCGCCGCCAATCTGCGTCATCAGGGCGCCGTCCCGGTCGTCGCACCGCTCATCAACTTCGCACCCACCAACGATCAGGCCACCCTCGACCAGGCGCTCGCCGACCTTGCGGCGGGCGCGTTCGACTGGCTCACCGTGACCAGCGCCACCACCGTGGACGTCCTGTTCGCACACCGCGCCACGATTCCCGGATCGACCAAGGTCGCCGCGGTGGGCGAGACGACGGCGGCGGCGCTGCAGGCGGTCGGCTATCGGGTGGACCTGGTTCCCGAGCGCGACAACTCCGCCGCCGGAATGGCCGAGCAGATGATCGCGCTGGAGCCGGAGCCGCGCGACATCCTCACCCTGCGCAGCGAGATCGCCAAACCCGTGCTGACCCGTCTGCTCATCGAAGCCGGACACCGGGTGCGCAGCGTGGTCGCGTACCGCACCGTGGGGGTCCCGGTCACCGAGCGCATCGCCGAAGACGTCCGCAACGGCCGGATCAACGCGATCCTGGTCACCAGCGGTTCCGTGGCCGAGCAGGTGCATCTGCAGTTCCCGGAGATCCCCGAGTCGACCGTCATCGCCGCGATCGGCCCGCGCACCGCCAAGGACGCGCGCCGTGCGGGGCTCTCGGTGGACGTGGTCGCGGCGACGCAGACGGTGGACGCGCTCATCGAAGCGGTCTCGCGATTCACCCTCCCGCACGCCGCGGACGAATTCGCGCCTTGA
- the cofD gene encoding 2-phospho-L-lactate transferase: MSRSAAVGGAAIPRVVVLAGGVGGSRFALGVREALSRRAGAAAPESAASFTVVVNTGDDLWLSGVRLQPDVDSLLYALAGVNDTERGWGRAGDTERVNRELQAWGAGWPWFTLGDLDLGTHLARTGWLREGLTPSQVLERMSRRWPLGARLLPMTDAEVDTQVVLGDGTSMHFQEWWTRHRAALTPVRFEAPGIAAARPAPGVVEAIAAADVVLIAPSNPVVSVGPILAVPGIRDALRTTGAAVVGVSPVIGGRVVRGMADVCLTAIGVETSATAVAAHYGARSEAGLLDAWLIAEEDAESAADISRLGIRTVVAPLWMRDIPSSAALAEAALATAQL; encoded by the coding sequence TTGAGCCGGAGCGCCGCGGTGGGGGGTGCCGCGATTCCCCGCGTCGTCGTGCTGGCCGGGGGCGTCGGCGGTTCGCGTTTCGCGTTGGGCGTGCGAGAAGCACTCAGCCGCAGGGCGGGTGCTGCGGCGCCGGAATCGGCCGCATCATTCACCGTCGTGGTCAACACCGGAGACGACCTGTGGCTGTCCGGTGTCCGCCTCCAGCCCGACGTGGACTCCCTCCTGTACGCCCTGGCAGGCGTCAACGACACCGAGCGCGGATGGGGCAGAGCGGGCGACACCGAACGCGTCAACCGGGAACTGCAGGCGTGGGGGGCCGGCTGGCCGTGGTTCACCCTCGGCGATCTCGACCTGGGCACGCATCTCGCCCGGACCGGGTGGCTGCGCGAGGGCCTGACGCCGTCCCAGGTGCTGGAACGGATGTCACGGCGGTGGCCGCTCGGCGCCCGGCTGCTGCCGATGACCGACGCGGAGGTGGACACCCAGGTCGTGCTGGGCGACGGGACCTCGATGCATTTCCAGGAGTGGTGGACCAGGCATCGCGCGGCACTGACGCCGGTCCGGTTCGAGGCGCCCGGAATCGCCGCGGCGCGCCCGGCGCCGGGGGTGGTCGAGGCGATCGCCGCGGCCGATGTCGTCCTGATCGCCCCGTCGAACCCGGTGGTCTCGGTCGGCCCGATCCTGGCCGTTCCCGGCATCCGGGACGCTCTGCGGACCACCGGCGCCGCGGTCGTGGGGGTCTCGCCCGTCATCGGCGGCCGTGTCGTGCGCGGCATGGCAGACGTGTGCCTCACCGCGATCGGGGTCGAGACCTCCGCGACTGCGGTGGCCGCGCACTACGGTGCCCGGTCCGAGGCGGGTCTGCTGGACGCATGGCTGATCGCCGAGGAGGATGCCGAGTCCGCCGCCGACATCTCGCGGCTGGGCATCCGCACCGTCGTCGCGCCGCTGTGGATGCGCGACATTCCGAGCTCGGCCGCTCTGGCCGAGGCGGCGCTGGCCACGGCGCAGCTCTGA
- a CDS encoding ATP-binding cassette domain-containing protein: MPEGQVLEFSGITKRFGAVTAVSDFSARVEPGRVTGFLGPNGAGKTTTLRILLGLVRPTAGTALIGGAPYSSLREPLQSVGAVLEASSFHPGRTAANHLRVYAQAAGLPAVRVDEALGVVGLADVGGRKVGGFSLGMRQRLGLAYALLGDPGVLVLDEPSNGLDPEGIKWMRGFLRNLAQEGRTVLVSSHLLAEVQQTVDSVLIIAQGRLVYQGALEDLADPSEFATVVDAPERTALAAALEAAGASFELLRSGLTVRGLDPVAVGQIAASAGVALSSLQRRGPALEEVFLDLVSGARVHPTAAGALGAVTALTPIADADAETEPALSPRRVDPAETATAGSAPEPREQTDAAETGVVVHATDDAMTGQDADAPQISAPATGQPPHAPQPAGATPPATYAVASTGVIDIVPFDAGDAATDAYRDGLALDADPDVEALGAIDAELSRPANAPATGVVGFDTDAAVASGAFSSEAPDIERPLGDADLVEESGDVERPWENYVKTEADVEADAFFSSFAAEQRAERAASRAPGTMAEEQTGDAASQPAMPDEGTAEEDRTDEGGEPR; this comes from the coding sequence ATGCCCGAGGGACAGGTGCTGGAGTTCTCCGGGATCACCAAGCGCTTCGGTGCCGTGACCGCGGTCTCCGACTTCTCCGCCCGCGTCGAGCCGGGTCGGGTCACCGGCTTCCTGGGGCCCAACGGCGCCGGCAAGACCACGACGCTGCGGATCCTCCTCGGCCTGGTCCGGCCCACCGCCGGCACGGCCCTGATCGGCGGCGCCCCGTATTCGTCGCTGCGCGAGCCGCTGCAGAGCGTCGGGGCGGTGCTGGAGGCCTCCAGCTTCCACCCCGGCCGGACCGCGGCGAACCACCTGCGGGTCTACGCGCAGGCGGCCGGGCTGCCCGCCGTCCGGGTGGATGAGGCGCTCGGCGTGGTCGGACTCGCCGACGTGGGCGGCCGCAAGGTGGGCGGATTCTCGCTCGGCATGAGGCAGCGCCTCGGACTCGCCTATGCCCTGCTCGGCGATCCCGGCGTGCTCGTCCTGGACGAGCCCTCCAACGGCCTGGATCCCGAGGGCATCAAGTGGATGCGCGGGTTCCTGCGCAACCTGGCTCAAGAGGGCCGTACCGTCCTGGTGTCCTCGCACCTGCTCGCAGAGGTGCAGCAGACCGTCGATTCGGTGCTGATCATCGCCCAGGGCCGCCTCGTCTATCAGGGCGCGCTGGAGGACCTCGCCGACCCGAGCGAATTCGCCACCGTCGTGGACGCGCCCGAGCGCACGGCGCTGGCCGCCGCGCTCGAGGCCGCGGGCGCCTCGTTCGAGCTTCTCCGCTCCGGTCTGACGGTGCGCGGACTGGATCCGGTCGCGGTCGGGCAGATCGCGGCATCCGCCGGCGTCGCGCTGTCCTCTCTGCAGCGGCGCGGGCCTGCGCTCGAGGAGGTCTTCCTCGACCTGGTCAGCGGAGCCCGCGTGCACCCGACCGCAGCCGGGGCGCTCGGCGCGGTCACGGCGCTGACGCCGATCGCGGACGCGGATGCCGAGACGGAACCGGCGCTCTCCCCCAGGCGAGTCGACCCTGCGGAGACGGCGACGGCCGGATCGGCTCCGGAGCCCCGCGAGCAGACCGACGCTGCGGAGACCGGCGTGGTCGTGCACGCCACGGACGACGCCATGACCGGACAGGACGCTGACGCCCCGCAGATCTCAGCCCCCGCAACCGGGCAGCCCCCGCACGCCCCACAGCCCGCCGGGGCCACACCGCCCGCGACGTACGCCGTCGCCAGCACCGGCGTCATCGACATCGTCCCGTTCGACGCGGGCGACGCGGCCACCGACGCCTACCGAGACGGCCTCGCACTGGACGCCGACCCCGATGTCGAGGCGCTGGGCGCCATCGATGCGGAGCTGTCCCGCCCCGCCAACGCGCCCGCCACCGGCGTGGTGGGCTTCGACACCGACGCGGCCGTCGCCTCCGGCGCGTTCAGCTCCGAGGCGCCGGACATCGAGCGTCCGCTCGGCGACGCGGACCTCGTCGAGGAATCCGGTGACGTGGAGCGACCGTGGGAGAACTACGTCAAGACCGAGGCGGATGTCGAGGCGGACGCGTTCTTCTCCAGCTTCGCCGCCGAGCAGAGGGCCGAACGAGCCGCCTCCCGCGCACCGGGCACGATGGCCGAAGAGCAGACGGGGGACGCGGCATCCCAGCCGGCGATGCCCGACGAGGGCACCGCCGAGGAAGACCGCACCGACGAGGGGGGTGAGCCGCGATGA
- a CDS encoding NAD(P)/FAD-dependent oxidoreductase: protein MTRVEVAIVGAGFAGLGMAIALRRAGRPDFVVLERAGAVGGTWRENTYPGVACDVPSHLYGFADHPNPDWSGVFARGEEIRGYLQAVAERENLGDRLRLHTPVLSAHWDAAASVWRIQTGGDSAGALEAEVLVLACGRLTEPSIPDIAGLESFPGPLFHSSRWDHTAGLDGARVALVGTGASAVQVLPELARMAAHVTLFQRTPAWIVPRGGGAYSDEERRRFAEHPDALARLRADLYREGEARFASRSGDAAASAAARAIALEHLHGQVADPALRAALTPDYAFGCKRVLLSDDFYPAVASERVTLDPSALASVSGRALTSSGGAVHDADVLVLATGFASTQQPYADLVRGQDGVTLAEHWSAGMSSFGSTVVSGFPNMFVLNGPNASLGHNSSVLMIEEQAAYALRALTAREAIADRVLRVAPAAEQAYTDEIAAAARTTPWISGGCRNWYVDERSGRLTLLWPGTVDAFHGRLARADGSEFLTSAEPTRADTTGTPVEGVPRGAS, encoded by the coding sequence ATGACGCGCGTCGAGGTGGCGATCGTCGGGGCCGGTTTCGCGGGCCTGGGGATGGCCATCGCGCTCCGGCGGGCCGGCCGGCCGGATTTCGTGGTCCTTGAACGGGCCGGCGCGGTCGGCGGCACGTGGCGGGAGAACACCTACCCCGGCGTCGCCTGCGACGTCCCCTCGCACCTGTACGGCTTCGCGGACCACCCGAATCCGGACTGGTCCGGTGTCTTCGCGCGCGGCGAAGAGATCCGCGGCTATCTGCAGGCCGTCGCCGAGCGCGAGAACCTCGGCGACCGGCTCCGCCTGCACACCCCGGTGCTGTCCGCGCACTGGGATGCCGCGGCATCCGTCTGGCGCATCCAGACCGGCGGCGATTCGGCCGGTGCGCTCGAGGCGGAGGTGCTCGTGCTGGCCTGCGGACGCCTGACCGAGCCGTCCATCCCCGACATCGCCGGGCTGGAGAGCTTCCCCGGTCCCCTATTCCACTCCTCGCGCTGGGATCACACTGCCGGGCTGGACGGGGCACGGGTCGCGCTGGTGGGCACCGGCGCCAGTGCAGTGCAGGTGCTGCCCGAACTCGCGCGCATGGCCGCCCACGTCACCCTGTTCCAGCGCACGCCGGCGTGGATCGTGCCCCGAGGCGGCGGGGCCTACAGCGACGAGGAGCGCCGCCGCTTCGCGGAGCATCCCGACGCGCTCGCCCGCCTGCGGGCGGATCTGTACCGCGAGGGCGAGGCACGGTTCGCATCCCGGTCGGGGGATGCCGCGGCATCCGCCGCCGCGCGTGCCATCGCCCTGGAGCACCTGCACGGTCAGGTCGCCGACCCTGCGCTGCGAGCAGCGCTCACCCCCGATTACGCGTTCGGATGCAAGCGGGTGCTGCTGTCGGACGACTTCTATCCCGCGGTGGCAAGCGAACGCGTGACGCTCGATCCGTCCGCTCTCGCGTCGGTGAGCGGGCGCGCGCTGACCTCTTCTGGCGGCGCGGTGCACGACGCCGATGTGCTGGTGCTGGCCACCGGCTTCGCCTCCACGCAGCAGCCGTACGCCGACCTCGTGCGCGGCCAGGACGGCGTCACGCTCGCGGAGCACTGGTCGGCGGGGATGAGCTCGTTCGGCTCGACCGTGGTCAGCGGCTTCCCGAACATGTTCGTCCTCAACGGACCCAACGCATCGCTCGGCCACAACTCGTCGGTCCTGATGATCGAGGAGCAGGCCGCGTATGCGCTGCGTGCGCTGACCGCCCGCGAGGCGATCGCCGATCGGGTGCTCCGGGTCGCACCGGCCGCGGAGCAGGCGTACACCGACGAGATCGCCGCGGCCGCCCGCACCACCCCGTGGATCTCGGGAGGGTGCCGCAACTGGTACGTCGATGAGCGCTCCGGACGGCTGACGCTGCTGTGGCCGGGCACCGTGGACGCGTTCCACGGGCGGCTCGCCCGCGCCGACGGCTCCGAGTTCCTCACCTCCGCGGAGCCCACCCGCGCCGATACGACTGGCACTCCCGTGGAGGGTGTGCCGAGAGGAGCATCATGA
- a CDS encoding ABC transporter permease has translation MSLANATRSEATKQFTTSIWWILAIVLIAYVGFTATVLGFVFSAAATGALGDGGPSLPADGLSATLYSAATAVGYVFPLLIGTLMVTTEFRHKTLTPTFLATPKRGLVLSAKIVVGIALGVVLGLIGVASSVIPSAAFLAGYGLDTDFASSETWALFGRMILAFVLWVLVGIGVGVLVRNQVGAIVGVLVFTQFLEPVGRAAAGFVEGLGDVTRFLPGAASDALVGASLFTTAGAPGMSTDESLAWWVGGVVLLGYALVLLLLGHLLSWRRDVT, from the coding sequence ATGAGCCTGGCGAACGCGACACGCTCGGAGGCCACCAAGCAGTTCACCACGTCGATCTGGTGGATCCTGGCGATCGTCCTGATCGCCTACGTCGGCTTCACCGCCACCGTCCTGGGCTTCGTGTTCTCGGCGGCCGCGACCGGTGCGCTCGGCGACGGTGGACCCTCCCTGCCCGCGGACGGCCTGTCGGCGACGCTCTACAGCGCGGCGACCGCGGTCGGCTACGTCTTCCCGCTTCTCATCGGAACGCTGATGGTCACCACCGAGTTCCGTCACAAGACGCTCACTCCGACGTTCCTGGCCACGCCCAAGCGCGGACTGGTGCTGTCGGCGAAGATCGTGGTCGGCATCGCCCTGGGCGTCGTGCTGGGCCTGATCGGGGTCGCGTCCTCGGTGATCCCGTCCGCCGCGTTCCTTGCCGGCTACGGCCTGGACACCGACTTCGCCTCGAGCGAGACCTGGGCGCTGTTCGGCCGCATGATCCTCGCGTTCGTCCTATGGGTGCTCGTCGGCATCGGCGTGGGTGTGCTCGTGCGCAATCAGGTCGGCGCGATCGTCGGGGTGCTGGTGTTCACCCAGTTCCTGGAGCCAGTGGGACGAGCCGCCGCGGGCTTCGTCGAAGGGCTGGGCGACGTGACGCGCTTCCTGCCCGGCGCCGCGAGCGACGCGCTGGTCGGGGCGAGCCTGTTCACCACAGCCGGAGCACCGGGCATGTCCACCGACGAGTCGCTGGCGTGGTGGGTCGGCGGCGTGGTCCTGCTCGGCTACGCCCTGGTCCTGCTCCTGCTCGGGCACCTGCTCAGCTGGCGGCGCGACGTCACCTGA
- the cofG gene encoding 7,8-didemethyl-8-hydroxy-5-deazariboflavin synthase CofG — MTLLEPARAVQGSAMRDALSRAASGERLDVAEAEALLHVEGAQFDDMLRLSGAVRDAGLAASGRAGVITYSRKVFIPLTTLCRDRCHYCVFVDTPAQLLKLHKPVFMSPEQVLTVARQGAALGCKEALLTLGDRPEDRWPEARAWLDEHGFASTLDYVGAMARLITAETGLLAHLNPGVMSADELRMLRPTAPSMGMMLETTSRALFEQPGQVHYGSPDKDPALRLAVIEDAGRARIPFTTGVLIGIGETLRDRAESIVAIRDAHERHQLDGQGHVQEVIVQNFRAKPRTAMHAAPDASVLEYVAAVAVTRLVLGPRMRVQVPPNLSDPAEFELLLRAGADDWGGVSPLTADHVNPERPWPHLSDLAARTADLGFELRERLTAQPEFVRDAATWIDPGLHAAVAALADSGSGLAAADPVKARGDSARQQAAADSDGPFAPAVSPRRGLSARAGIRGLAERAAADPLSLEDGEWAALLHADGADLDALTTTADDVRRYTVGEAVSLVVNRNLTSTGFRSTATGEPGTFTLDDVAAVATDAWDLGATELCVQGRLESTQPPTAYLQIARAVKAATPGMHLHAYRPQDVRDLADRGGLGLAGALAALRDAGVDTVPGTGVKVLSERVRALVAPGDLEIDRWVEGITAAHRAGFRSTSVLFYGHVETASERVAHLRRLREIQGHTGGFTEFVPIPLPGPAGGVPLVAGRAPLDEHRAMVAVSRLLLSGSIPHVQIPWTRVGRDAAAVLLQSGGDDLGGALLDGRVLPEAGVEHGLELPTVDAARIAARLFRPFRERTTDYREPTDRHTGAAK, encoded by the coding sequence GTGACTCTGCTGGAACCGGCTCGGGCCGTCCAAGGATCGGCGATGCGCGATGCGCTGAGCCGCGCCGCCTCCGGCGAGCGCCTCGACGTGGCCGAGGCCGAGGCGCTGCTGCACGTCGAGGGTGCGCAGTTCGACGACATGCTGCGGCTCTCCGGGGCCGTGCGGGATGCCGGTCTTGCGGCATCCGGTCGTGCCGGCGTGATCACCTACTCGCGCAAGGTGTTCATCCCGCTCACCACGCTGTGCCGGGACCGCTGCCACTACTGCGTCTTCGTGGACACCCCCGCTCAGCTGCTGAAGCTGCACAAGCCGGTGTTCATGTCGCCCGAGCAGGTGCTCACGGTCGCACGTCAGGGCGCTGCCCTGGGCTGCAAAGAGGCGCTGCTCACGCTCGGGGACCGGCCCGAGGACCGGTGGCCGGAGGCGCGCGCCTGGCTGGACGAGCACGGCTTCGCCTCGACGCTGGACTACGTCGGTGCGATGGCCCGGCTGATCACTGCCGAGACCGGGCTGCTGGCGCATCTGAATCCCGGGGTGATGTCGGCCGATGAGCTGCGGATGCTGCGGCCCACCGCCCCCTCGATGGGGATGATGCTGGAGACGACCTCGCGCGCCCTGTTCGAGCAGCCGGGGCAGGTCCACTACGGCTCCCCCGACAAGGACCCCGCGCTGCGCCTGGCCGTGATCGAGGACGCCGGGCGGGCGCGGATCCCGTTCACGACGGGCGTGCTGATCGGCATCGGCGAGACCCTGCGCGATCGCGCGGAGTCGATCGTCGCGATCCGCGACGCGCATGAGCGGCACCAGCTCGACGGGCAGGGCCACGTGCAGGAGGTGATCGTGCAGAACTTCCGCGCGAAGCCCCGCACCGCGATGCACGCCGCCCCGGACGCGTCGGTCCTCGAGTACGTCGCTGCGGTCGCGGTCACGCGGCTCGTGCTCGGCCCGCGCATGCGCGTCCAGGTCCCGCCGAACCTGTCCGATCCGGCCGAGTTCGAGCTGCTGCTGCGAGCCGGCGCGGACGACTGGGGCGGCGTCTCGCCGCTGACCGCCGACCACGTCAACCCGGAGCGGCCGTGGCCGCACCTGTCCGATCTCGCCGCGCGCACGGCCGACCTCGGCTTCGAGCTGCGCGAGCGCCTCACCGCCCAGCCGGAGTTCGTCCGGGACGCCGCAACCTGGATCGACCCCGGTCTGCACGCCGCCGTGGCCGCCCTCGCGGACTCCGGCTCCGGCCTGGCTGCGGCCGATCCGGTCAAAGCCCGGGGAGATTCCGCCCGGCAACAGGCCGCGGCGGACTCGGACGGCCCGTTCGCCCCGGCGGTTTCACCGCGCCGCGGCTTGTCCGCCCGCGCCGGCATCCGCGGCCTGGCCGAACGCGCCGCAGCAGACCCGCTCAGCCTCGAGGACGGCGAGTGGGCCGCCCTGCTGCATGCGGACGGTGCTGACCTGGACGCTCTCACCACCACCGCGGACGATGTCCGCCGGTACACCGTCGGCGAGGCGGTGAGCCTCGTCGTGAACCGCAACCTCACCTCAACCGGCTTCCGCTCCACCGCGACCGGCGAGCCGGGAACCTTCACCCTCGACGACGTGGCCGCCGTGGCGACCGACGCCTGGGATCTCGGCGCCACCGAGCTGTGCGTGCAGGGCCGGCTCGAGTCCACGCAGCCGCCCACCGCGTACCTGCAGATCGCGCGGGCCGTCAAAGCCGCAACGCCGGGGATGCACCTGCACGCCTACCGCCCGCAGGACGTCCGGGATCTGGCCGACCGCGGCGGGCTCGGGCTGGCGGGCGCGCTGGCCGCGCTCCGCGACGCCGGCGTCGACACCGTTCCCGGCACCGGTGTGAAGGTGCTGAGCGAACGGGTGCGCGCCCTGGTCGCGCCCGGCGACCTGGAGATCGACCGGTGGGTCGAGGGCATCACCGCCGCCCACCGCGCCGGCTTCCGTTCCACTTCGGTGCTGTTCTACGGCCATGTCGAGACCGCCTCAGAGCGCGTCGCGCACCTCCGCCGGCTGCGTGAGATCCAGGGTCACACCGGCGGCTTCACCGAGTTCGTGCCCATCCCCCTGCCCGGTCCGGCCGGTGGCGTGCCGCTCGTCGCGGGCCGCGCCCCGCTCGACGAGCACCGCGCGATGGTCGCGGTCTCGCGCCTGCTGCTGAGCGGCAGCATCCCGCACGTGCAGATCCCCTGGACCCGGGTCGGGCGCGACGCCGCCGCGGTGCTGCTGCAGTCCGGCGGCGACGACCTCGGCGGGGCGCTGCTGGACGGACGCGTCCTGCCCGAGGCGGGGGTCGAGCACGGACTCGAGCTGCCGACGGTGGATGCGGCGCGCATCGCCGCGCGCCTGTTCCGTCCCTTCCGCGAACGCACGACCGACTACCGCGAGCCGACCGATCGGCACACCGGGGCCGCGAAATGA
- the cofC gene encoding 2-phospho-L-lactate guanylyltransferase codes for MTAPETSGGWAVLIPVKPTAIGKSRLDLPGADRVTLARAIALDTIAATAACPAVAQVFVVTDDGALVALAFDIAGLRFVSEDDGTSTARGIDAAIAVGAAAAGDGMPRAALLGDLPALRPEDLELALTAASGIERAVVADAEGTGTTLVTARPGTPLRTAFGAGSFGRHIGLGCVPLTIPEGSTLRRDVDTVDQLEAAAALGVGPRTSRVLRAQTSR; via the coding sequence GTGACGGCGCCCGAGACCTCCGGTGGCTGGGCCGTCCTGATCCCGGTCAAGCCCACCGCGATCGGCAAGTCGCGGCTGGACCTTCCCGGGGCCGACCGGGTGACCCTGGCCCGCGCGATCGCCTTGGACACCATCGCCGCCACTGCGGCCTGCCCGGCCGTGGCGCAGGTCTTCGTGGTGACCGACGACGGCGCGCTGGTCGCCCTGGCGTTCGATATCGCGGGACTGCGCTTCGTGTCCGAGGACGACGGCACCAGCACCGCGCGGGGCATCGACGCCGCGATCGCCGTCGGTGCGGCGGCGGCCGGAGACGGGATGCCGCGGGCGGCCCTGCTCGGAGACCTGCCGGCGCTGCGGCCGGAGGATCTGGAACTCGCCCTGACCGCCGCCTCCGGGATCGAGCGGGCCGTGGTCGCCGACGCGGAGGGGACCGGGACGACGCTGGTGACCGCGCGGCCGGGCACCCCGCTGCGGACCGCGTTCGGTGCGGGCTCGTTCGGGCGTCACATCGGACTCGGCTGCGTGCCGCTGACGATCCCGGAGGGTTCGACTCTGCGCCGGGACGTGGACACCGTCGACCAGTTGGAGGCGGCGGCGGCGCTCGGGGTCGGGCCGCGCACGTCGCGGGTGCTGCGCGCTCAGACCAGCAGGTAG
- a CDS encoding sulfite exporter TauE/SafE family protein: MADLTWFAWALLGVAALIVGLSKTALPGSNTIAVAIFAAMLPARESTGTLLLLLIVADIFAVLTYRRHTNWRVLLRLAPAVVAGILLGVLFLAVANDEWVKRTIGVLLLAVIGITLLRRRMRAPVGDAGPHRVAAATYGTLGGFTTMVANAAGPVMSMYFLASRFPVKEFLGTAAWFFAIVNLAKLPFSIGLGLITVPGLLIDLVLVPLVMVGALFGRRLVGRLNQVLFERLVIAFTIVGALYLLV; this comes from the coding sequence GTGGCGGACCTGACCTGGTTCGCGTGGGCGCTGCTGGGAGTCGCCGCGCTCATCGTGGGGCTGTCCAAGACCGCGCTGCCCGGCTCCAACACGATCGCCGTCGCGATCTTCGCCGCCATGCTGCCTGCCCGGGAGTCCACCGGCACCCTGCTGCTGCTGCTGATCGTGGCGGACATCTTCGCCGTCCTGACCTACCGCCGGCACACCAACTGGCGGGTGCTCCTGCGGCTTGCCCCGGCGGTGGTGGCCGGGATCCTGCTGGGCGTGCTCTTCCTCGCCGTCGCGAACGACGAGTGGGTGAAGCGCACGATCGGCGTGCTGCTGCTGGCCGTGATCGGGATCACGCTGCTGCGCAGGCGGATGCGCGCACCCGTCGGTGACGCCGGACCGCACCGTGTCGCGGCCGCCACCTACGGAACGCTGGGCGGGTTCACCACAATGGTCGCCAACGCGGCCGGCCCGGTGATGTCGATGTACTTCCTGGCCTCGAGGTTCCCGGTGAAGGAGTTCCTGGGCACCGCGGCGTGGTTCTTCGCCATCGTGAATCTCGCGAAGCTGCCGTTCTCGATCGGTCTCGGGTTGATCACGGTCCCGGGGCTGCTGATCGACCTCGTGCTGGTGCCGCTGGTCATGGTCGGGGCGCTGTTCGGCCGGCGCCTGGTCGGGCGGCTGAACCAGGTGCTGTTCGAGCGGCTGGTGATCGCCTTCACCATCGTCGGAGCGCTCTACCTGCTGGTCTGA
- the fgd gene encoding glucose-6-phosphate dehydrogenase (coenzyme-F420) produces the protein MTFPLRFGYKASAEQFGPNELLDFAVLAEEMGFDSVFISDHLQPWLHEGGHAPASVPWLGALGARTSRIAFGTSVLTPTFRYNPTIVAQDFATLGVMYPGRVILGVGTGEALNEASLGLPWPDPPERFQRLKEAITLIRRLWSEERVTFEGAFYTTRNITIYDRPDEPVPIYIGAAGPAATRLAGRIADGFITTSGKSPSLYSDTLLPALHDGLEKAGRTADEIDTLMEVKVSYHPDPAVALEKTRFWAPLALSPEEKMGVDDPLEMQRLGEQLPIERTASRFIVSSDPDEHVESIARYVDLGFRHLVFHDPGNDQEEFLRAYGAEILPRLRTRFGR, from the coding sequence ATGACCTTTCCCCTGCGCTTCGGCTACAAGGCCTCCGCCGAGCAGTTCGGGCCGAACGAGCTGCTCGATTTCGCGGTGCTCGCGGAGGAGATGGGCTTCGACTCGGTGTTCATCTCCGATCATCTGCAGCCCTGGCTGCACGAGGGCGGCCACGCACCGGCGTCCGTCCCGTGGCTGGGCGCGCTCGGCGCCCGCACCTCGCGCATCGCGTTCGGCACCTCCGTCCTGACGCCGACCTTCCGGTACAACCCCACCATCGTCGCGCAGGACTTCGCGACGCTCGGCGTGATGTACCCCGGTCGGGTGATCCTCGGCGTGGGCACCGGCGAGGCGCTGAACGAGGCGTCCCTCGGCCTGCCCTGGCCCGATCCGCCCGAGCGGTTCCAGCGGCTCAAAGAGGCCATCACCCTGATCCGCCGGCTCTGGTCGGAGGAGCGCGTCACCTTCGAGGGCGCGTTCTACACGACCCGGAACATCACGATCTACGACCGCCCCGACGAACCCGTGCCCATCTACATCGGCGCGGCAGGACCCGCGGCGACGCGTCTTGCCGGGAGGATCGCCGACGGGTTCATCACGACCTCCGGCAAGTCACCGAGCCTGTATTCGGACACGCTGCTGCCCGCCCTGCACGACGGGCTGGAGAAGGCCGGACGCACCGCGGACGAGATCGACACGCTCATGGAGGTGAAGGTCTCCTACCACCCCGACCCGGCCGTCGCTCTGGAGAAGACGCGCTTCTGGGCGCCCCTCGCACTGAGCCCGGAGGAGAAGATGGGCGTGGACGATCCGCTCGAGATGCAGCGCCTCGGCGAACAGCTGCCCATCGAACGGACGGCATCGCGTTTCATCGTCTCCAGCGATCCCGACGAGCACGTCGAGAGCATCGCCCGCTATGTCGACCTGGGCTTCCGCCACCTCGTCTTCCACGACCCCGGGAACGACCAGGAGGAGTTCCTGCGGGCCTACGGCGCGGAGATCCTGCCGCGGCTGCGTACCCGGTTCGGGAGGTGA